In Nostoc sp. UHCC 0926, a single genomic region encodes these proteins:
- a CDS encoding glycosyltransferase family 39 protein has protein sequence MINKQSVFAKYFPPIWLRFLIIILLILGIFFRFAYLDRKVYWHDEAYTSLRISGYTKTEFVQQVFNGRVFAVGDIQKYQQPNSDKGLINTINSLAMEDAQHPPLYYVMLRLWMQFFGNSVATTRSLSAIISLLAFPCIYWLCLELFQSPITAWISVVLLTVSPFHVLYAQEAREFGLWMVTTLLGSAALLRAIRLGSKQLWGIYAVTVALGLYTFLFSGLLAIAHGIYVFAIERFRFTKSVKAYLIATSIGFLAFVPWILTVINSLSEIDRTTASAHTRQSLSVLVSDWIKNISYLFGDFWRYEVFFPDLNLPVLRWGRFLIPLILILVVYSFLFIYSHAGKRVWLFVFLLSGVPALALILPDLIVGGKLSLRPRYVIPCYLGIQLAVAYLLAAQIISSKLITRKFWQLVMVVIISTGVVSCTISSQAETWWNKGSHANPQIARIINQANHPLLISSNYSLNIGDLMSLIHLLDEKVQMQLVIEPSIPRIPDSFSNLFLYNPSKIFRSELEKKYKLVDVFQYSRLWRLEPKSS, from the coding sequence ATGATAAACAAACAATCAGTATTTGCAAAATATTTTCCTCCGATTTGGCTACGATTTTTAATTATTATTTTGTTAATTTTAGGGATATTTTTTCGCTTCGCTTATCTGGATCGAAAAGTCTACTGGCACGATGAAGCTTATACCTCATTACGAATCTCTGGTTACACTAAGACAGAATTTGTTCAACAAGTGTTTAATGGGCGCGTGTTTGCTGTTGGAGATATACAAAAATATCAACAGCCTAATTCTGATAAAGGTTTAATCAATACAATCAACTCTTTGGCGATGGAGGATGCTCAACATCCTCCACTTTATTACGTAATGCTTAGATTATGGATGCAATTTTTTGGCAATTCAGTAGCGACTACGAGAAGCTTGTCAGCCATAATTAGCCTGCTAGCCTTTCCTTGCATTTATTGGCTGTGCTTAGAATTATTTCAGTCACCCATAACGGCATGGATAAGCGTAGTTCTTCTAACAGTCTCGCCCTTCCATGTGCTGTACGCCCAAGAGGCAAGGGAGTTCGGTTTATGGATGGTGACTACTTTGCTAGGGAGTGCTGCACTGCTGCGAGCAATAAGGCTGGGTAGCAAGCAGCTTTGGGGGATTTATGCAGTAACAGTGGCACTAGGATTGTACACCTTTTTGTTTTCTGGGTTGCTGGCGATCGCCCACGGTATTTATGTATTTGCCATTGAACGCTTTCGATTCACTAAAAGCGTTAAAGCTTATCTAATAGCAACTAGCATCGGCTTTTTAGCTTTTGTTCCTTGGATTTTAACTGTTATTAATAGCTTGTCTGAAATTGATCGCACAACAGCCAGCGCTCACACCAGACAATCTCTGTCAGTTTTGGTTTCTGATTGGATTAAGAACATTAGCTATTTATTTGGTGATTTTTGGCGCTATGAAGTATTTTTTCCAGATTTGAATTTGCCAGTTTTACGCTGGGGTCGATTTTTAATTCCCTTAATACTAATCTTGGTAGTATATTCCTTCTTATTTATTTATAGTCATGCAGGGAAACGAGTTTGGTTATTTGTTTTTCTCTTAAGTGGAGTACCTGCTTTAGCTCTCATATTGCCTGATTTGATTGTTGGAGGTAAGCTCAGTCTGCGACCTAGATATGTCATTCCGTGTTATCTAGGCATTCAGCTAGCTGTTGCTTACTTGCTGGCGGCTCAAATTATTTCTTCTAAGTTAATAACCCGCAAATTTTGGCAATTAGTAATGGTAGTAATAATTTCCACTGGAGTTGTATCCTGTACCATCAGTTCTCAAGCCGAGACATGGTGGAATAAAGGCAGCCATGCCAACCCTCAAATAGCTCGGATCATCAATCAAGCTAATCACCCACTATTAATTAGTAGTAATTATTCTCTAAATATTGGTGACCTAATGTCTCTCATTCATCTGCTAGATGAAAAAGTGCAGATGCAATTGGTAATTGAACCAAGTATACCAAGGATTCCTGATAGTTTCAGCAATCTATTTTTGTATAATCCTTCTAAAATATTTCGATCTGAGCTTGAGAAGAAATACAAACTGGTCGATGTTTTCCAGTATAGTAGGCTGTGGCGGCTAGAACCGAAAAGCAGCTAA
- a CDS encoding alkaline phosphatase family protein — MTRFSYSHLPTVLKTVIFGTTILIGQTFLQFHNSAATAASLYQHVLLLSVDGLHDADIADPLLQRYLSNIKNLQATGVTYTNAFTSTPSDSFPGELNYLTGASPKTTGVYYDNSYSRSLFSQLGSPAGTEVLFDESIDKNSNLLSGGGDFGKGSIDSSKLPVDSTGKPIYPHNYLNVNTIFEVAHDAGLHTAFIDKHPAYDLTNGPSSEGVDDFYAPEINAKVALENGKLVDQSTAQNPSNLTFKTTTKSTSLTEAYDDLKVNALLNQIAGKDSQGRITPGTPAIFGMNFQALSVAQKDASSNGGIAADGTPSSGLIDALEHTDASIGNIVNALKQQNLFDSTLVVLTAKHGQSPREGTATLIAENTFTDVLEKAGITVNHATQDDIGLFWLKDQSLADTATTLLKNLNNPAINEVLSGDALQQAGFGNPLSDDRTPDLIIKLNPGYVISDGTKRAEHGGFSEDDTHVALIAASEILDSELKGTIQTQTVKTTQVAVTALDALGLNPESLQGAVKEGTKKLPGLGISDPRAVPEPNTNLGLLSIMGLMLTVSLWKRRKQLS, encoded by the coding sequence ATGACTCGATTTAGCTATTCTCATCTACCTACTGTTTTAAAAACAGTGATTTTCGGCACAACTATTTTAATAGGGCAGACATTTTTACAATTTCATAACTCAGCAGCAACAGCAGCCAGCCTTTACCAACATGTGTTGCTCTTATCAGTAGATGGACTACATGATGCTGACATCGCTGATCCTTTGCTTCAACGTTATTTATCGAATATTAAGAATTTGCAAGCAACTGGTGTTACTTACACTAACGCCTTTACCAGCACACCCTCCGATTCCTTTCCTGGTGAATTGAACTACCTAACAGGAGCCAGTCCAAAAACTACAGGGGTTTATTATGACAATTCATATAGTCGCTCATTATTCAGTCAACTAGGGAGTCCTGCTGGTACTGAAGTTCTATTTGATGAAAGCATCGATAAAAACTCAAATCTTCTTAGTGGAGGAGGTGATTTTGGTAAAGGTAGCATTGATTCAAGTAAGTTGCCAGTAGACAGCACAGGAAAACCTATTTATCCTCATAACTACCTAAATGTTAATACAATTTTTGAGGTAGCCCACGATGCTGGGTTACACACTGCATTTATTGACAAACATCCTGCTTATGACCTTACAAATGGCCCTTCAAGCGAGGGAGTTGATGACTTTTATGCTCCAGAAATCAATGCTAAAGTTGCCTTAGAAAACGGCAAATTAGTTGATCAATCAACAGCCCAAAATCCTAGCAATCTCACATTTAAAACGACAACTAAAAGCACTAGTCTTACAGAGGCGTATGATGATCTGAAGGTAAATGCACTTTTAAATCAAATAGCTGGTAAGGATTCTCAAGGAAGGATTACTCCGGGAACTCCTGCTATTTTTGGCATGAATTTTCAAGCTCTTAGCGTCGCCCAGAAAGATGCTAGCAGCAATGGTGGAATTGCTGCTGATGGAACACCTTCATCAGGATTAATTGATGCCTTAGAACATACCGATGCTAGTATCGGGAACATAGTTAATGCATTGAAGCAACAAAATTTGTTTGATTCAACATTGGTAGTCTTAACAGCAAAACACGGTCAAAGTCCTCGTGAGGGAACAGCTACCCTGATTGCCGAAAACACATTTACAGATGTCTTAGAAAAAGCTGGGATTACCGTAAATCATGCAACACAAGATGATATTGGCTTATTTTGGCTAAAAGATCAAAGCCTTGCTGATACTGCAACAACTCTTTTAAAGAATCTCAACAATCCGGCGATTAATGAGGTTTTATCTGGTGATGCACTACAACAAGCAGGCTTTGGCAATCCATTGTCAGATGACCGGACACCAGATTTAATTATCAAATTGAACCCTGGATATGTGATTTCAGATGGCACAAAAAGGGCTGAACATGGGGGTTTTTCGGAAGACGATACCCATGTTGCATTGATTGCTGCTAGCGAGATTTTAGATTCTGAACTCAAAGGTACAATCCAAACGCAGACGGTAAAAACAACTCAAGTTGCAGTTACAGCTCTAGATGCGTTGGGATTAAATCCTGAGTCATTACAGGGTGCTGTGAAGGAAGGTACTAAAAAACTACCAGGGTTAGGAATTTCTGATCCTCGCGCAGTACCGGAGCCAAATACAAATCTTGGCTTGTTATCTATTATGGGGTTGATGTTAACAGTCTCTCTATGGAAACGACGCAAGCAACTAAGTTAA
- a CDS encoding sensor histidine kinase, producing the protein MFQRIRYRLLLSYLVVFASLLGTFAIAVRVAFTRSLTEQITDKLIAIGKGAAANVEFEKGRLTVESDFRPQDLITYHQALQWFDTQGNLITQQGKTVLTLPLLSNKMVQVQTGKIPIQAVTVPIMMSDNGELVGYVRVSQSLEEFDETLQKLDWGLGGGIIITLVLSSIGGILLTRQAMQPIEESFQRLKQFTADASHELRSPLMAIKINAELPLEYPEEIGPKDAEKFQAIASATNQMTRLTEDLLMLARTDRVSNQNRDTLNLTSILENLIQLYKPQAEAKQINLTSQLIGNLQLIGDSVQLTRLFTNLVENALHYTPSGGVVEIKISRVGSQLYVNVQDTGVGIAPEHIDKVFERFWRADQSRSYWSGGSGLGLAIAQAIVQNHSGLISVTSQLGVGSCFTVRLPTS; encoded by the coding sequence GTGTTTCAAAGAATCAGATATCGTTTATTGTTATCTTACTTAGTGGTGTTCGCATCGCTGCTGGGAACATTTGCGATCGCAGTCCGAGTTGCTTTTACTCGCAGTCTGACTGAACAAATAACAGATAAACTCATAGCCATAGGGAAAGGTGCGGCTGCAAATGTGGAGTTTGAAAAAGGTCGCCTGACGGTTGAAAGTGACTTTCGTCCACAAGACTTAATTACTTATCATCAAGCATTGCAGTGGTTTGATACTCAGGGAAATTTGATTACCCAACAAGGAAAAACTGTTTTAACCTTACCTTTGTTGTCCAACAAGATGGTACAAGTTCAGACTGGCAAAATTCCTATCCAAGCAGTGACTGTACCAATTATGATGAGCGATAATGGTGAGCTAGTTGGGTATGTGAGGGTGAGCCAATCTTTAGAAGAATTTGATGAAACCCTCCAAAAACTGGACTGGGGATTAGGGGGTGGAATTATTATAACTTTGGTTCTTAGTAGTATTGGCGGAATTTTACTAACTCGTCAAGCAATGCAACCTATTGAGGAGAGTTTTCAAAGGCTCAAACAGTTTACTGCTGATGCTTCCCACGAACTACGCAGTCCGTTAATGGCTATTAAAATTAATGCTGAGTTACCGCTAGAATATCCAGAAGAAATCGGGCCAAAAGATGCAGAAAAGTTTCAGGCGATCGCCAGCGCTACTAACCAGATGACTCGCCTCACAGAAGACTTACTGATGTTAGCACGCACTGATAGAGTTTCCAATCAGAATAGGGATACTCTCAATTTAACGTCAATATTAGAAAACTTAATACAACTGTATAAACCTCAAGCTGAAGCCAAGCAAATTAACTTGACATCTCAATTAATTGGAAATCTTCAGCTAATAGGTGATTCAGTTCAATTAACGCGACTATTTACTAATTTAGTTGAAAACGCACTTCATTATACACCATCAGGAGGCGTAGTTGAAATTAAAATCAGTCGTGTCGGTTCCCAGCTTTATGTCAACGTGCAAGATACAGGTGTGGGAATTGCACCAGAGCATATCGACAAGGTTTTTGAGCGTTTTTGGCGAGCAGATCAGTCTCGTTCTTATTGGTCAGGTGGTTCTGGTTTAGGGCTGGCGATCGCTCAGGCTATTGTCCAAAATCACAGTGGATTAATTAGTGTTACGAGTCAATTAGGAGTTGGTAGTTGTTTTACTGTGCGTTTACCAACTTCTTGA
- the cofH gene encoding 7,8-didemethyl-8-hydroxy-5-deazariboflavin synthase subunit CofH → MLTKIAVEKILERALMGYDLSLEEGVVLLEQSEPEAIAAIRATSDTLRHTQAGDTVTYVINRNINFTNICEQHCSFCAFRRDDGDVGAYWLDSAQILEKATDAVRRGATEICMQGGLNPQAQINGKSLSYYLKVVETIKQEFPQIHLHAFSPQEVEFIARLDGLEYADVIIALRDAGVGSMPGTAAEVLDDKVRRILCPEKIDTATWLEIVSTAHKLGLHTTSTMLSGHIETHEQQIGHLEKLRSLQKTAINQGYPASITEFILLPFVGQEAPKPLRRRVGRDQPVLTDALLLGAVARIYLGNWIPNHQQSWVKLGLAGATEALVWGCNDIGGTLMEEHITTMAGALGGTCMEVETLQAAIASLGRPYQQRNTLYQKVRN, encoded by the coding sequence ATGCTGACAAAAATTGCAGTTGAAAAAATTCTTGAACGTGCCTTGATGGGGTACGATTTATCTCTCGAAGAGGGAGTGGTATTGTTAGAACAAAGTGAGCCAGAAGCGATCGCCGCAATCCGTGCTACATCCGACACACTCCGCCACACTCAAGCAGGCGATACAGTTACATACGTAATTAATCGTAATATCAACTTTACTAATATTTGTGAGCAGCACTGTAGTTTTTGTGCTTTCCGTCGAGATGATGGTGATGTCGGTGCATACTGGTTAGATTCGGCACAAATTTTGGAAAAGGCGACAGATGCGGTGCGGCGGGGTGCGACGGAAATCTGTATGCAGGGGGGATTAAATCCACAAGCGCAGATAAATGGTAAATCTTTGTCCTATTATCTCAAGGTAGTAGAAACCATTAAACAAGAATTTCCTCAGATACATCTCCACGCTTTCTCTCCCCAGGAAGTGGAATTTATCGCCAGACTTGACGGACTTGAGTATGCTGATGTGATTATTGCTTTGCGCGATGCTGGTGTTGGCTCAATGCCGGGAACAGCAGCAGAAGTGTTGGACGATAAGGTAAGGCGGATACTCTGTCCAGAGAAGATTGACACAGCCACTTGGCTAGAAATTGTCAGCACAGCTCACAAATTAGGCTTGCATACCACTAGCACCATGTTATCTGGGCATATTGAAACCCACGAACAGCAAATCGGGCATTTAGAAAAATTGCGATCGCTCCAAAAAACCGCCATCAATCAGGGATATCCAGCAAGCATCACAGAGTTTATTTTATTACCCTTCGTTGGACAAGAAGCGCCCAAACCCTTACGTCGCCGTGTCGGACGCGATCAACCAGTTTTAACCGATGCACTCCTACTGGGGGCTGTGGCGCGGATTTACTTGGGTAATTGGATTCCCAACCATCAGCAGAGTTGGGTAAAACTGGGGCTTGCTGGTGCAACCGAAGCCTTAGTTTGGGGTTGCAATGATATCGGCGGCACATTAATGGAGGAGCACATTACCACAATGGCAGGTGCTTTGGGTGGTACATGTATGGAAGTGGAAACCTTACAAGCTGCGATCGCTTCTTTAGGAAGACCTTACCAACAACGCAATACTCTTTATCAGAAAGTCAGGAATTAA
- a CDS encoding ferritin-like domain-containing protein, with protein sequence MQELDQKKTIDLLNAIMEFELAGVVRYTHYSLMVTGPNRIPIVAFFKGQASESLLHAEQVGEILTGLDGHPSLKIAPMEETYQHKVKDILAESLSHEKKALDLYKDLLETVTNASIYLEEFARGMIGQEEMHNLELKKMLRDFG encoded by the coding sequence ATGCAAGAACTTGACCAGAAAAAGACCATTGACCTGCTGAATGCCATCATGGAATTTGAACTAGCAGGGGTAGTGCGCTATACACATTATTCTTTGATGGTGACTGGTCCTAACCGTATTCCAATTGTGGCTTTTTTCAAAGGACAGGCAAGTGAGTCTTTACTTCATGCCGAACAAGTGGGAGAAATTCTCACCGGTTTAGATGGGCATCCCTCCCTGAAAATTGCCCCAATGGAAGAAACCTACCAGCATAAAGTCAAGGATATCTTGGCAGAAAGCTTATCCCATGAAAAAAAGGCATTAGATCTGTATAAAGATCTGCTCGAAACTGTCACCAATGCCAGCATTTATCTTGAAGAATTCGCTCGCGGCATGATTGGGCAAGAAGAGATGCATAATCTCGAACTGAAAAAGATGTTACGTGATTTTGGTTAA
- a CDS encoding multicopper oxidase domain-containing protein: MPNNFALGNEKPWSRRQLLKLGLAGAGVIGAAGLWQMLNLQSKSIVKVPPLDMEAPDDGTNPMKMLRDFDYGTVKQENGRTIREFQLTAGTSIIKLNSAVSYNIWDLNGRIPGPTLRAKQGDRVRVLFLNKAGHSHSLHFHGVHPAEMDGVRPISNGKATIYEFDAEPYGVHLYHCHIEPVTRHIAKGLYGMFIIDPPTPRPPADEIVLVMAGYDVNDDGHNDYYAFNGSPHHYMDHPIPIYQDQLIRLYVLNIIEYDPVVTFHLHANFFDVYRYGMSMTPSEKADVITMGMAERHILEFAFRYPGKYMFHPHQDAIAENGCMGQFEVVAQSKSQKTVNNS; encoded by the coding sequence ATGCCCAACAACTTCGCTCTAGGTAACGAAAAACCGTGGAGCCGCCGTCAATTACTGAAGCTAGGACTAGCAGGTGCTGGAGTGATTGGTGCAGCTGGACTTTGGCAGATGCTAAATCTACAAAGTAAGTCAATCGTAAAAGTGCCACCACTGGATATGGAAGCACCAGACGACGGTACTAACCCGATGAAGATGTTAAGGGATTTTGATTATGGGACGGTAAAGCAAGAAAATGGGCGGACTATCCGAGAATTTCAGTTAACTGCCGGTACTTCCATAATAAAACTCAATAGTGCTGTATCTTACAACATCTGGGATTTAAACGGTCGCATACCAGGGCCAACGCTACGGGCAAAACAGGGCGATCGCGTGCGAGTGCTTTTTCTCAACAAAGCAGGACATTCTCATTCTTTGCATTTTCATGGCGTTCATCCAGCGGAAATGGATGGGGTTCGCCCAATCAGCAATGGCAAAGCCACAATTTATGAATTTGATGCTGAACCCTATGGTGTTCACTTGTACCACTGCCATATTGAACCAGTTACCCGTCACATCGCTAAGGGACTGTACGGGATGTTTATCATCGATCCACCGACTCCCCGTCCCCCGGCTGATGAAATTGTACTAGTCATGGCTGGGTATGACGTGAATGATGATGGCCATAATGATTATTATGCTTTCAACGGTTCGCCTCATCATTACATGGATCATCCCATTCCTATTTACCAAGATCAGTTGATTCGGCTGTATGTTCTCAACATTATTGAATACGATCCGGTAGTGACATTTCATCTCCACGCCAACTTCTTTGATGTCTATCGCTACGGCATGAGTATGACTCCTAGCGAGAAAGCTGATGTGATTACGATGGGTATGGCCGAAAGGCACATTTTGGAATTTGCTTTTCGCTACCCAGGTAAGTATATGTTCCATCCCCATCAGGATGCGATCGCCGAAAACGGTTGCATGGGTCAATTTGAAGTAGTTGCTCAAAGCAAATCTCAAAAGACTGTTAACAATTCATGA
- a CDS encoding helix-hairpin-helix domain-containing protein produces MRKIRYICLTAAAAAIVTLSSCSSTPTAENPSAPVISPQATEAVSENSHSGHAGKEKININSAILSELDKFEAKLGVPALSNKIQAGRPYGSPEDLVTKKVITQEQFDQIKDQVGVQEVVLTGEAKDVDYMSKLGLMKGHLLVAQELLDQNQPKQAEPHIGHPVEEIYVDVEEQLNERKVKEFKTTLVSLQDLVKSNSKDSKVKTNFASSMQSVDGAIAALPAEQRSKPGFVLQVINELLDSANSEYGAAIADGKITAPIEYQDSRGFVVYANDLYKGISSQVAQADPEAHKAIDSSFAELIKVWPAAIPPAKAVKTPNDVTKLVKTIEENSQKVVDKSNTKA; encoded by the coding sequence ATGAGAAAAATTCGCTATATCTGTTTAACAGCGGCAGCTGCGGCAATAGTTACCTTAAGTTCCTGTAGTAGTACACCAACGGCAGAAAATCCATCAGCGCCAGTTATTAGTCCTCAAGCTACAGAGGCAGTAAGTGAAAACAGTCATAGTGGTCACGCTGGTAAAGAAAAAATTAACATTAACAGTGCTATCTTGTCAGAATTGGATAAGTTTGAAGCCAAGCTAGGTGTCCCGGCTTTATCCAACAAAATTCAGGCAGGTCGTCCCTATGGCAGCCCAGAAGATTTAGTTACTAAAAAAGTAATTACTCAAGAGCAGTTCGACCAAATTAAAGACCAGGTTGGTGTTCAAGAAGTGGTACTCACAGGTGAGGCAAAAGATGTTGACTATATGTCTAAATTAGGCTTAATGAAAGGGCATCTTTTGGTAGCACAAGAACTACTAGATCAAAATCAGCCGAAACAAGCAGAACCTCATATAGGACATCCAGTTGAGGAGATTTACGTAGACGTAGAAGAACAATTGAATGAGCGCAAAGTCAAAGAATTTAAGACAACTTTGGTGAGTTTGCAAGATTTAGTGAAATCTAATTCAAAAGATAGTAAAGTTAAAACTAATTTTGCTTCTTCGATGCAATCAGTTGACGGAGCGATCGCAGCTTTGCCAGCAGAGCAACGCTCCAAACCAGGATTTGTGCTACAGGTAATTAACGAATTGCTAGATTCAGCGAACTCCGAATATGGCGCTGCGATCGCAGATGGTAAAATAACCGCACCAATTGAGTATCAAGACTCTCGTGGTTTTGTCGTTTACGCCAATGATTTATACAAAGGAATTTCTAGTCAAGTAGCTCAAGCCGATCCCGAAGCACACAAAGCGATCGACAGTAGTTTCGCTGAACTAATAAAAGTTTGGCCCGCCGCCATCCCACCAGCAAAAGCAGTCAAAACTCCTAATGATGTTACCAAGCTGGTGAAAACCATTGAGGAAAACTCTCAAAAAGTGGTTGACAAATCTAATACCAAAGCATAG
- a CDS encoding response regulator transcription factor: MRILIVEDDDRIAKPLAEFLRRQHHIVDITTDGLEAWEWSQSTLYELILLDLMLPKLDGITLCQRLRAASSNVLILMLTARDTTGDKIIGLDAGADDYLIKPFDLKELAARIRALARRTPEIRPQILIHGDLQLDPATQQVTYAGNIISLTPKEYMILEYFLSNQNQVVTRSAILDKLWDFDKSSGEGSIKTHITNLRNKLRASGSSEDLIENIYGIGYRLGQK, encoded by the coding sequence ATGAGAATTTTAATAGTTGAAGATGACGATCGCATTGCCAAACCATTAGCTGAGTTTTTAAGACGACAACACCATATTGTGGATATAACAACCGATGGGTTGGAAGCTTGGGAATGGTCGCAATCAACATTATATGAGTTAATTTTATTAGATTTAATGCTTCCTAAATTAGATGGAATTACTCTATGTCAGCGTTTACGCGCTGCTTCATCTAATGTTCTGATTTTAATGCTGACAGCACGAGATACAACAGGCGATAAAATTATAGGACTCGATGCTGGTGCTGATGATTACTTGATTAAGCCATTTGACTTAAAAGAGTTAGCAGCACGCATCAGGGCTTTAGCTAGAAGAACTCCAGAGATTCGTCCCCAGATTTTAATCCACGGTGATTTGCAACTAGACCCAGCAACTCAGCAGGTTACTTATGCGGGAAATATCATATCATTAACTCCTAAAGAATATATGATATTAGAATATTTTTTGAGTAATCAAAATCAAGTTGTCACGCGTTCGGCTATTCTTGACAAACTGTGGGACTTTGATAAATCTTCGGGAGAAGGAAGTATTAAAACTCATATTACAAATTTGCGGAATAAACTTAGAGCATCTGGAAGTTCAGAAGACTTGATTGAAAATATTTATGGTATTGGTTATCGTCTTGGACAAAAGTAA